From Cannabis sativa cultivar Pink pepper isolate KNU-18-1 chromosome 8, ASM2916894v1, whole genome shotgun sequence, a single genomic window includes:
- the LOC115700665 gene encoding homeobox protein knotted-1-like LET6 yields the protein MDQFGEKKNSNTSNSSMLMMMMNKNRDNNNNNMPLSFTTGNQRVTGAEININPQDYSNSGNDGNNNNSKNFYTTHENSTNNNTTNLSSAKMRGKIMAHPLFPRLLTAYANCQKVGAPPEMVARLEEEFNYNLNNISRSSTTTSGGCSSDNQPDPALDQFMEAYCEMLIKYEEELTKPFKEAMLFLSRVECQLKALTVSSTSDSPEEELDDHHMNDDEDDGDDGGGGGLIDPQAEDKELKVQLLRKYSGYLGGLKQEFLKKKKNGKLPKEARQQLLEWWSRHYKWPYPSEAQKLGLAESTGLDLKQINNWFINQRKRHWKPSEDMQFVVMDAAHPAHYYMDNIIYNPFSMDTIL from the exons ATGGATCAGTTTGGGGAGAAGAAGAATAGTAATACTAGTAATAGTTCgatgttgatgatgatgatgaataaaAATAGGgataataacaacaacaacatgcCTCTATCTTTCACCACTGGAAACCAAAGAGTCACCGGCGCCGAGATCAATATTAATCCTCAAGACTACAGTAATAGTGGCAATGatggtaataataataacagtAAGAATTTCTACACTACCCATGAGAACAGCACCAACAACAACACTACTAATCTTTCTTCTGCAAAAATGAGAGGCAAGATTATGGCACATCCTCTCTTCCCTCGTCTCTTGACCGCCTATGCCAATTGTCAAAAG gtAGGGGCACCTCCAGAAATGGTGGCTAGGTTAGAGGAggagtttaattataatttgaaTAATATTTCAAGAAGTAGTACTACAACAAGTGGGGGTTGCTCATCAGATAATCAACCAGACCCAGCTCTGGACCAGTTCATGGAAGCTTATTGTGAGATGCTGATCAAATATGAAGAAGAGCTTACAAAGCCTTTTAAAGAAGCCATGCTCTTCCTCTCAAGAGTAGAGTGCCAGCTAAAAGCCCTAACCGTTTCTTCAACCTCAGATTCTCCtg AAGAAGAATTGGATGATCATCATATgaatgatgatgaagatgatggtgatgatggtggtggtggtggtttaATAGATCCTCAAGCAGAAGATAAGGAGTTGAAAGTTCAGCTGTTGCGCAAGTACAGCGGATACCTTGGGGGTCTGAAGCAGGAATTTCTTAAGAAGAAAAAGAACGGAAAGCTACCTAAGGAAGCCAGGCAACAGTTGCTCGAGTGGTGGAGTAGACACTACAAGTGGCCTTATCCTTCT GAGGCTCAAAAACTGGGTCTGGCAGAAAGTACAGGGCTGGATTTGAAACAGATAAACAACTGGTTTATAAACCAGAGAAAACGGCACTGGAAGCCATCGGAGGACATGCAATTCGTGGTGATGGATGCTGCTCACCCAGCTCACTACTACATGGACAATATCATCTACAATCCTTTCTCTATGGATACAATCCTTTGA
- the LOC115699701 gene encoding chromatin remodeling protein EBS isoform X2: MAKTKPGKKDLDSYTIKGTNKVVRPGDCVLMRPSDSDKPPYVARVEKIEADHRNNVKVRVRWYYRPEESIGGRRQFHGAKELFLSDHYDVQSAHTIEGKCTVHTFKNYTKLENVGTEDYFCRFEYKAATGGFTPDRVAVYCKCEMPYNPDDLMVQCEGCKDWFHPSCMGMTIEEAKKLDHFLCSDCNSDDDAKRSLNAFPVSPSVETKVEPKRRKR, from the exons ATGGCCAAGACTAAACCAGGAAAAAAGGACCTTGACTCTTACACTATCAAGGGCACCAACAAAGTCGTCCGAC CTGGGGATTGTGTGTTGATGCGACCATCAGACTCTGATAAGCCTCCATACGTAGCTCGTGTAGAGAAGATCGAAGCTGATCACCGCAACAACGTTAAGGTCCGAGTTCGTTGGTATTACCGACCCGAGGAGTCGATCGGTGGGAGGAGACAGTTTCATGGGGCGAAGGAGCTTTTCTTGTCAGACCACTATGATGTGCAGAGCGCTCACACCATAGAAGGGAAGTGTACAGTCCACACATTCAAGAACTATACAAAGCTTGAGAATGTAGGAACTGAAGATTATTTTTGTAGGTTTGAGTACAAGGCTGCCACTGGCGGCTTCACACCAGACCGTGTTGCCGT GTATTGTAAATGCGAGATGCCTTATAATCCGGACGACCTTATGGTACAGTGTGAGGGATGCAAGGACTG GTTTCATCCCTCTTGTATGGGTATGACCATTGAAGAAGCGAAGAAACTGGACCATTTTTTGTGTTCTGACTGTAACTCTGATGATGATGCCAAAAGATCTTTAAATGCATTCCCTGTGTCACCATCTGTCGAGACTAAG GTTGAGCCGAAGCGTAGGAAGAGATGA
- the LOC115699701 gene encoding chromatin remodeling protein EBS isoform X1, with amino-acid sequence MAKTKPGKKDLDSYTIKGTNKVVRPGDCVLMRPSDSDKPPYVARVEKIEADHRNNVKVRVRWYYRPEESIGGRRQFHGAKELFLSDHYDVQSAHTIEGKCTVHTFKNYTKLENVGTEDYFCRFEYKAATGGFTPDRVAVYCKCEMPYNPDDLMVQCEGCKDWFHPSCMGMTIEEAKKLDHFLCSDCNSDDDAKRSLNAFPVSPSVETKVRTHSPEHLFVFVG; translated from the exons ATGGCCAAGACTAAACCAGGAAAAAAGGACCTTGACTCTTACACTATCAAGGGCACCAACAAAGTCGTCCGAC CTGGGGATTGTGTGTTGATGCGACCATCAGACTCTGATAAGCCTCCATACGTAGCTCGTGTAGAGAAGATCGAAGCTGATCACCGCAACAACGTTAAGGTCCGAGTTCGTTGGTATTACCGACCCGAGGAGTCGATCGGTGGGAGGAGACAGTTTCATGGGGCGAAGGAGCTTTTCTTGTCAGACCACTATGATGTGCAGAGCGCTCACACCATAGAAGGGAAGTGTACAGTCCACACATTCAAGAACTATACAAAGCTTGAGAATGTAGGAACTGAAGATTATTTTTGTAGGTTTGAGTACAAGGCTGCCACTGGCGGCTTCACACCAGACCGTGTTGCCGT GTATTGTAAATGCGAGATGCCTTATAATCCGGACGACCTTATGGTACAGTGTGAGGGATGCAAGGACTG GTTTCATCCCTCTTGTATGGGTATGACCATTGAAGAAGCGAAGAAACTGGACCATTTTTTGTGTTCTGACTGTAACTCTGATGATGATGCCAAAAGATCTTTAAATGCATTCCCTGTGTCACCATCTGTCGAGACTAAGGTGAGAACTCACTCACCTGAACActtgtttgtatttgtggggTAG
- the LOC115699701 gene encoding chromatin remodeling protein EBS isoform X3: MRPSDSDKPPYVARVEKIEADHRNNVKVRVRWYYRPEESIGGRRQFHGAKELFLSDHYDVQSAHTIEGKCTVHTFKNYTKLENVGTEDYFCRFEYKAATGGFTPDRVAVYCKCEMPYNPDDLMVQCEGCKDWFHPSCMGMTIEEAKKLDHFLCSDCNSDDDAKRSLNAFPVSPSVETKVRTHSPEHLFVFVG; this comes from the exons ATGCGACCATCAGACTCTGATAAGCCTCCATACGTAGCTCGTGTAGAGAAGATCGAAGCTGATCACCGCAACAACGTTAAGGTCCGAGTTCGTTGGTATTACCGACCCGAGGAGTCGATCGGTGGGAGGAGACAGTTTCATGGGGCGAAGGAGCTTTTCTTGTCAGACCACTATGATGTGCAGAGCGCTCACACCATAGAAGGGAAGTGTACAGTCCACACATTCAAGAACTATACAAAGCTTGAGAATGTAGGAACTGAAGATTATTTTTGTAGGTTTGAGTACAAGGCTGCCACTGGCGGCTTCACACCAGACCGTGTTGCCGT GTATTGTAAATGCGAGATGCCTTATAATCCGGACGACCTTATGGTACAGTGTGAGGGATGCAAGGACTG GTTTCATCCCTCTTGTATGGGTATGACCATTGAAGAAGCGAAGAAACTGGACCATTTTTTGTGTTCTGACTGTAACTCTGATGATGATGCCAAAAGATCTTTAAATGCATTCCCTGTGTCACCATCTGTCGAGACTAAGGTGAGAACTCACTCACCTGAACActtgtttgtatttgtggggTAG